One segment of Spiroplasma kunkelii CR2-3x DNA contains the following:
- a CDS encoding lipoprotein, with product MKKWLSIIGTIGLTATSTTSLIACKTLKSNNNSKNEGNKAETTLKPQQPPKDSNWKLIPRDNDVLVPPKVIVSTDKNKYVKEDDRKYIVIYPYLIQQWNIIKTDTKNINNIFAWSSKAIIYYWDGDGEPETPTINENTSEITDWKEQKGTE from the coding sequence ATGAAAAAATGACTTAGCATAATAGGAACAATCGGATTAACAGCAACAAGCACAACAAGTTTGATTGCTTGTAAAACACTTAAATCAAATAATAATAGTAAAAACGAGGGCAATAAAGCAGAAACTACACTAAAACCACAACAACCACCAAAAGATAGTAATTGAAAATTAATTCCTAGGGATAATGATGTTTTAGTACCACCCAAAGTAATTGTTTCTACTGATAAAAATAAATATGTAAAAGAAGATGATAGGAAATATATTGTAATTTATCCATATCTAATCCAACAATGAAACATAATTAAAACAGATACAAAAAATATTAATAATATCTTTGCATGAAGTTCCAAAGCAATAATTTATTATTGAGATGGTGATGGTGAACCTGAAACACCAACAATCAACGAAAACACCAGTGAAATTACTGATTGAAAAGAACAAAAAGGAACTGAATAA